The following proteins come from a genomic window of Fontisubflavum oceani:
- a CDS encoding cation:proton antiporter, whose product MTDAISSYIFYEIAALLVLAASVGFIGLMLRQPLIVSFIAVGILAGPSVLDIARSDIQIDLLAELGIAVLLFLVGLKLDLNMVRTLGPVALLTGLGQVAFTTVFGFLIGLALGFGWLISLYIAIALTFSSTIIIVKLLTDKRELGSLHGRIALGFLIVQDLVVVMAMIILSAVGVGAGQDGAWTEVLAVFGYGALMLVAVGLFIRYLADPLVERLSRSPELLVSFAIGWAALLAALGHYLGFGKELGGLLAGVSLASTPFREAIAARLASLRDFLLLFFFIALGASLDLSVLGASVFAALIFSAFVLIGNPLIVLAIMGAMGYRKRTGFLAGLTVAQISEFSLIFMAMGLSIGHVTEEALGLVTLVGLITIAASTYMITYSHQLYDRVEPLLGVFEHKNAGRLEDDGAAPAQAHDVIVFGLGRYGMAISQELSTQGWRVLGVDFNPAAVRYARSQGMDVMYGDATDPEFLAHLPLTDVAWAVSAVPEHDTGITHDDPRRALVLALRELGFGGRVAVAVHSTEMGNEMRQAGADLVLHPFRDAAAQAARLVLEGGGASAALAPADPEGQRELVS is encoded by the coding sequence ATGACCGACGCAATCAGCAGCTACATCTTCTATGAAATCGCCGCGCTTTTGGTGCTGGCCGCTTCGGTTGGCTTCATCGGGCTGATGCTGCGCCAGCCTCTGATCGTGAGCTTCATCGCGGTTGGTATTCTGGCTGGACCGTCAGTGCTCGATATCGCGCGTTCGGATATTCAGATCGACCTTCTGGCCGAGTTGGGCATCGCGGTTTTGCTGTTCCTGGTCGGGTTGAAGCTCGACCTGAACATGGTCCGAACGCTTGGCCCTGTGGCGCTTTTGACCGGGCTGGGGCAGGTGGCGTTCACCACGGTTTTCGGCTTCCTGATCGGTCTGGCTCTTGGGTTTGGCTGGCTGATCAGCCTCTATATCGCGATCGCGCTGACCTTCTCCTCGACCATTATCATCGTGAAACTCCTGACCGATAAGCGGGAGCTTGGCTCGCTTCATGGTCGGATCGCGCTTGGCTTCTTGATCGTGCAGGATTTGGTCGTCGTGATGGCGATGATCATTCTGTCCGCTGTGGGGGTTGGGGCCGGGCAGGACGGGGCTTGGACCGAGGTCTTGGCGGTCTTCGGCTATGGCGCGCTGATGCTGGTCGCGGTGGGGCTGTTCATCCGCTATCTGGCCGATCCGCTGGTGGAGCGCCTGTCCCGCTCCCCTGAACTGCTGGTTTCCTTTGCGATTGGCTGGGCGGCGTTGCTGGCCGCACTTGGCCATTACCTGGGCTTCGGCAAGGAACTCGGCGGGCTCTTGGCCGGTGTCTCGCTCGCCTCCACCCCGTTTCGGGAGGCGATTGCGGCGCGGCTGGCCAGCTTGCGGGACTTCCTGCTGCTGTTCTTCTTCATCGCGCTTGGTGCCTCGCTCGACCTCTCCGTGCTGGGGGCAAGCGTCTTTGCCGCGCTGATCTTCTCGGCCTTTGTCTTGATCGGCAACCCGTTGATCGTGTTGGCGATTATGGGGGCGATGGGCTATCGCAAGCGCACCGGGTTTCTCGCCGGTTTGACCGTGGCGCAGATCTCGGAGTTTTCGCTAATCTTCATGGCGATGGGGCTGTCCATCGGCCATGTGACTGAGGAGGCGCTTGGTTTGGTGACATTGGTGGGGCTGATCACCATCGCCGCCTCGACCTATATGATCACCTATTCGCACCAGCTTTATGATCGGGTTGAGCCGCTCTTGGGAGTGTTTGAACACAAAAACGCCGGTCGGCTTGAGGATGACGGCGCGGCCCCGGCGCAGGCTCATGACGTGATCGTCTTCGGTCTTGGGCGTTATGGCATGGCAATCTCGCAGGAGTTGAGCACTCAAGGCTGGCGGGTCTTGGGCGTGGATTTCAACCCGGCTGCCGTCCGCTATGCGCGGTCGCAAGGCATGGATGTGATGTATGGCGACGCGACGGACCCGGAGTTTCTGGCGCATCTGCCGCTGACCGATGTGGCCTGGGCGGTCTCTGCGGTGCCGGAACATGACACCGGGATCACCCATGACGATCCGCGGCGCGCGCTGGTTTTGGCGCTGCGCGAGCTTGGCTTTGGCGGGCGCGTGGCCGTGGCGGTTCATAGCACCGAAATGGGCAATGAAATGCGGCAGGCCGGGGCCGATCTGGTGCTGCACCCGTTCCGCGACGCGGCCGCGCAAGCGGCGCGCTTGGTATTGGAAGGCGGCGGTGCCTCCGCCGCCTTGGCGCCCGCCGACCCAGAGGGGCAGCGGGAGCTGGTTTCCTAG
- a CDS encoding phosphate ABC transporter ATP-binding protein, translating to MTDAPTTVSHPAGRNTPPFMEIRDLNLWYEEKQALTDVNFDLYETEALAFIGPSGCGKSTALKCLNRMHDDTRGVRVEGSLTLEGDDIYAPEVDPPLLRRRFGWVAQKPNPFPSSIFNNVAYGARLHGLMRNRAELEAHVETCLQRAHLWDEVKDDLHRKAGTDLSGGQQQRLCIARALSTQPDVLLMDEPTGSIDPIATAKVEELVMELKQSKSIVIITHSMMQARRVADRVAYFHLGRLVEIGPNDKMFTGAETAEARSFIEGKFG from the coding sequence ATAACCGACGCCCCCACGACCGTAAGCCATCCAGCGGGCCGCAATACGCCGCCCTTCATGGAGATACGGGATCTGAACCTCTGGTATGAGGAAAAACAGGCCCTGACCGATGTGAATTTCGACCTCTACGAGACCGAAGCCCTGGCCTTTATCGGCCCTTCTGGCTGCGGTAAATCCACCGCGCTGAAATGCTTGAACCGGATGCATGACGACACCCGCGGCGTGCGGGTCGAGGGATCATTGACCCTCGAAGGCGACGATATCTACGCGCCCGAGGTCGACCCGCCGCTGCTGCGCCGCCGTTTTGGTTGGGTGGCGCAGAAGCCGAACCCATTCCCCTCTTCGATCTTCAACAATGTCGCTTATGGCGCGCGGCTGCACGGGCTGATGCGCAACCGGGCGGAGTTGGAAGCGCATGTGGAGACCTGCCTGCAACGGGCGCATCTCTGGGATGAAGTCAAAGATGACCTGCACCGGAAAGCGGGCACCGATCTGTCCGGAGGGCAGCAGCAGCGGCTCTGCATCGCCCGGGCGCTTTCAACGCAGCCCGATGTGCTGTTGATGGATGAACCGACCGGCTCCATCGACCCGATTGCCACGGCGAAAGTCGAAGAGCTGGTGATGGAGCTGAAACAGAGCAAATCCATCGTCATCATCACCCATTCGATGATGCAGGCCCGCCGTGTGGCCGACCGGGTCGCCTATTTCCACCTGGGCCGACTGGTCGAAATCGGGCCCAATGACAAGATGTTCACGGGTGCCGAAACCGCCGAAGCGCGGTCGTTCATCGAGGGCAAGTTCGGCTAG
- a CDS encoding 5'-nucleotidase C-terminal domain-containing protein — translation MTQMTVALDRRFVVKALAAAPLAASLPAMATAQDSGADAILLSISDLHSPYARLPALLQAVREIVASADAPVAMVINGDIFERGNVAATRSGASADWAFLASLAAELPLVINLGNHETAILDDMSVFVARATQLGAEVIGNLVDRRTGRFFAPVSTRIGLGGVTLAMMGVGTDNPFVYRQPARETLSLLDPVGFAQDAFADATGGADLPILVSHAGVMADRSILPGLDAGTLTLGAHDHLDFTHEEEGRTYLHGGAWARNLGVTRIRRSGDGLSLSHEMRALPPSGGDEALAAAIAAVKSEHLTDDDMAVITERAAALDLADSILLAAEAVRAASEADIAVLGHTTFGAPLAEGPLTRYDFDAFIRFDGAIAVAEVRGDVLAQIMTRANQHLAGSLDQRTGDFIHAAAFDIDPARTYRLATNGWTARNQDSYLGTSDLDFAEIDGLQLKAVVADALAAGL, via the coding sequence ATGACCCAGATGACCGTTGCCCTTGATCGCCGTTTTGTGGTGAAGGCCCTTGCCGCGGCCCCATTGGCCGCAAGTCTGCCTGCAATGGCGACCGCGCAAGACAGCGGAGCAGACGCGATTTTGCTCAGCATCTCGGATTTGCATTCGCCTTACGCCCGGCTGCCAGCCTTGTTGCAAGCGGTTCGGGAAATCGTCGCCAGCGCGGATGCGCCGGTTGCCATGGTCATCAATGGTGACATCTTTGAGCGCGGCAATGTGGCTGCGACCCGGTCCGGGGCGAGTGCCGATTGGGCATTTTTGGCCAGCCTGGCCGCAGAACTGCCGCTGGTCATCAATCTTGGGAATCATGAAACCGCGATTTTGGACGATATGAGCGTCTTCGTCGCTCGCGCCACCCAACTCGGTGCCGAGGTGATTGGGAACCTTGTCGACCGGCGCACGGGCCGGTTTTTCGCGCCGGTTTCGACCCGGATCGGTCTGGGCGGCGTGACACTTGCCATGATGGGCGTCGGTACGGACAACCCCTTTGTCTATCGCCAGCCCGCGCGGGAGACGCTGAGCCTGCTTGATCCGGTTGGATTTGCCCAAGATGCCTTTGCCGATGCCACCGGCGGGGCGGATCTGCCCATTCTGGTCAGCCATGCTGGCGTCATGGCGGATCGGTCCATCTTGCCGGGGTTGGATGCGGGTACGCTCACACTGGGCGCGCATGATCATCTGGACTTCACCCATGAGGAGGAGGGACGGACCTATCTTCATGGTGGGGCCTGGGCGCGCAATCTGGGTGTGACCCGGATTCGCAGGAGTGGTGACGGGCTATCGCTATCGCACGAGATGCGGGCCTTGCCACCATCGGGCGGAGATGAGGCGCTTGCCGCCGCGATCGCCGCGGTCAAATCCGAACACCTGACAGATGACGACATGGCGGTGATCACCGAGCGTGCTGCCGCACTGGATTTGGCGGATTCTATTCTTCTGGCGGCCGAAGCTGTCCGCGCTGCAAGCGAGGCCGACATCGCGGTTCTGGGGCACACGACATTTGGCGCGCCTTTGGCGGAGGGTCCGCTGACCCGGTATGACTTTGACGCCTTTATCCGGTTTGACGGTGCCATCGCCGTTGCAGAGGTGCGGGGCGACGTCCTGGCCCAGATCATGACCCGGGCGAACCAGCATTTGGCGGGCAGTCTAGACCAGCGTACCGGCGATTTCATTCATGCCGCCGCGTTCGATATCGACCCGGCCCGGACCTATCGGCTTGCGACCAATGGATGGACCGCGCGGAACCAAGACAGCTATCTGGGTACCAGTGATCTGGACTTTGCTGAAATCGATGGGTTGCAGCTCAAAGCTGTGGTTGCGGACGCGCTGGCCGCCGGGCTTTGA
- a CDS encoding adenosine kinase → MTKTYDVVGIGNAVVDVISHGDDSFLDNMGITKGIMQLIERERAEVLYAAMSDRVQTPGGSVANTLAGLGTLGLSTAFVGRVKDDALGKFYAERMVVEGTDFPNPPVDGEHLPTSRSMIFVSPDGERSMNTYLGVSSELSEEDVDPSVMGAARLLFLEGYLFDKDKGKSAFLAAAAACRAAGGQAGITLSDPFCVDRHRDSFRQLIEDEMDFVIGNEAEWLSLYETHDLDVALREAAMVCPTLVCTRSGDPVILRRNDEQVEVPVEKITPVDATGAGDQFAAGFLYGLATGQELELAGRMGVAAAAEVIRHIGPRPQRPLKTLFAEQGLI, encoded by the coding sequence ATGACCAAGACCTATGATGTCGTCGGCATCGGCAACGCGGTTGTCGACGTGATCTCTCATGGCGATGACAGCTTTCTCGACAATATGGGGATCACCAAAGGCATCATGCAGCTGATCGAGCGCGAGCGCGCCGAGGTGCTCTATGCCGCGATGTCTGACCGGGTACAGACGCCGGGTGGCTCGGTCGCCAACACCTTGGCCGGGCTGGGCACCCTGGGGCTGAGCACCGCCTTTGTGGGCCGGGTGAAAGATGACGCATTGGGCAAGTTCTATGCCGAGCGGATGGTGGTCGAAGGGACCGATTTCCCGAACCCCCCGGTCGATGGCGAGCATTTGCCGACCTCACGTTCGATGATCTTTGTCTCGCCTGATGGCGAGCGGTCGATGAACACCTATCTCGGCGTGTCCTCGGAGCTTTCTGAAGAAGATGTCGACCCGAGCGTTATGGGGGCCGCGCGGCTTTTGTTCCTGGAGGGTTATCTCTTCGACAAGGATAAAGGCAAATCCGCTTTCCTCGCGGCGGCAGCGGCCTGCCGGGCTGCGGGTGGGCAGGCGGGCATCACGCTTTCCGATCCGTTCTGCGTTGACCGGCACCGGGACAGTTTCCGGCAACTCATCGAAGACGAGATGGATTTCGTGATCGGCAATGAGGCCGAATGGCTCTCGCTCTATGAAACCCACGATCTTGATGTGGCGCTGCGCGAGGCGGCGATGGTCTGCCCGACGCTGGTCTGCACCCGCTCTGGCGACCCGGTGATCTTGCGCCGGAACGACGAACAGGTCGAAGTGCCAGTTGAGAAGATCACCCCCGTCGATGCCACCGGGGCCGGGGATCAATTCGCGGCGGGCTTCCTCTATGGCCTAGCGACGGGCCAGGAGCTGGAACTGGCGGGCCGGATGGGGGTTGCGGCGGCCGCCGAGGTGATCCGCCATATCGGCCCGCGCCCGCAACGCCCGCTGAAAACGCTCTTTGCTGAACAAGGGTTGATCTGA
- the nth gene encoding endonuclease III, protein MAKQLDYHTLHEIFTRFQASEAEPKGELHHVNAYTLVVAVALSAQATDAGVNKATAALFEIADTPQKMLDLGEEALIGHIKTIGLYRNKAKNVIKLSRILVEEYGGEVPSSRAALQSLPGVGRKTANVVLNMWWGHPSQAVDTHIFRLGNRSGIALGKDVDAVERAIEDHIPVEFQHHAHHWMILHGRYICVARKPKCGACIIRDLCQFEDKTE, encoded by the coding sequence ATGGCCAAACAGCTCGATTATCACACGCTGCATGAGATTTTTACCCGGTTTCAGGCCTCCGAGGCCGAGCCGAAGGGCGAGTTGCATCATGTGAATGCCTATACGCTGGTTGTGGCTGTCGCGCTGAGCGCGCAGGCGACTGATGCGGGCGTGAACAAGGCCACCGCAGCGCTGTTCGAGATTGCCGATACGCCGCAGAAAATGCTCGATCTGGGCGAAGAGGCGCTGATCGGGCATATCAAGACCATCGGGCTTTATCGCAACAAGGCCAAGAACGTTATCAAGCTCAGCCGGATCTTGGTCGAGGAATATGGCGGCGAGGTGCCATCGAGCCGCGCCGCGCTGCAATCGCTGCCCGGCGTCGGGCGCAAAACGGCCAATGTGGTTTTGAACATGTGGTGGGGGCATCCCTCGCAAGCGGTCGACACCCATATCTTCCGCCTCGGCAACCGCTCCGGCATTGCGCTGGGCAAAGATGTCGATGCGGTCGAACGCGCCATCGAAGACCATATCCCGGTGGAGTTCCAACACCATGCCCATCATTGGATGATCCTGCATGGGCGCTATATCTGCGTCGCGCGCAAACCCAAATGCGGCGCGTGTATCATTCGCGATCTCTGCCAATTCGAGGACAAAACAGAATGA
- a CDS encoding OmpA family protein — MANDQILINNTGEELIVTMPEGILFAVDSAAIRAGLQQDIRALARNLQQYPNSTVDVIGHTDNTGSASYNQDLSARRASAVAGVILEEGVNPGRIRSYGRGENEPVASNLTPEGRQLNRRVEIVIRPTR, encoded by the coding sequence ATGGCCAATGATCAGATCTTGATCAACAATACCGGCGAAGAGCTGATTGTGACGATGCCCGAAGGGATTTTGTTCGCCGTAGACAGCGCCGCGATCCGTGCCGGGCTGCAACAGGATATACGCGCCTTGGCCCGCAACTTGCAGCAATATCCCAACAGCACGGTGGACGTGATCGGCCATACCGACAACACCGGATCGGCCTCTTATAACCAAGATCTGTCGGCCCGCCGGGCCAGCGCCGTGGCCGGGGTGATTTTGGAAGAGGGCGTCAATCCAGGCCGCATCCGCAGCTACGGCCGTGGCGAGAATGAGCCGGTTGCAAGCAACCTCACGCCTGAGGGTCGTCAGCTGAATCGCCGGGTCGAGATCGTTATTCGCCCGACCCGCTGA